The Onychostoma macrolepis isolate SWU-2019 chromosome 20, ASM1243209v1, whole genome shotgun sequence nucleotide sequence GCAGTGGTTGGATAACTGCAGAAAGACCTTCGGTGATAAAGACAGTAACCAGCGACCCAACACTCAAGCTCAGGTAGAAAAAAACACTCACCTTACTGCATGTTTCTGTTTGAGCACACAAATGTGAACATTTGTGCTCTAAACAATTCATCTCTGAGATATAAAGAAGAATATAAGAACCTCTGTATGAATGTAAGCAGAGGTGATTCGAGGACAGCTGATCTTTGTTACTTATAACCACATCTCTTATCTACACAATTTATTaggtttacagtttttttttatttattagtttccacaaatatattaaggaacaatgttttcaacattagtagaaataaaagtttcttgagcaccaaaccaacatattagaatgatttctgaaaaattatgtgacactgaagactggagtaagcACTGTTTCTTTTTGTCACTGTTTCTGTCTCTTATGGTAGAGGCTAAATGACCTTTATGCTTTCCATGTCCTTACTCCTCTATTCATCTTAGTCACTGCTGTCCCAGCAAACGGCatctttgtttttctctgtGATATTAAGCGCTTTTGCAGTTTTTGTGATGCCACAGttgatatttttctttcttactgAAACTTGCATTTATCTCAACCTCTCTCACTCTTTAATTTCCCTTTTCTATCTATTTTGCATATATTTAGCGATGTTACAAATTTTAGAGTGTACTTGAAACTGGGGGAAAACGGTCATTTCTTCTCCTAGAATGCATTGCATGTGACTGCaatatttttgtcattgttAATTATCAACAGACTGCAATagttctctctctatctctcttaCGGTGGTCTTGGGGTGTTATCACCACACTAATTTTTGGTCTTTCTCTCATTTCCTGTGTTTCCTCTTTTTTATGACCTGCTGTCCTTCTTGCTTAGCAAATGGAAATGCTAGCAGTAAGTGGTTTATCATATTTTAGAGCCTGTCACAATCCTTTTTGAttcagccacacacacacacactgaacattCATCTGTTCTTCACTAATACATCTgcacaaccaatcagaattcagAACAACCCCTACATCTGATCTCTTAACACCACTACAGACGTGTCTAATTCATGATCATTCATATATCATCACTACATGCTTCATTAATGAACTTCATTATTTAATGGCTTAAATGAGTTCTGCATACTTACAGTGCTGACTTTGCTATTTTGCTAATTTGCTAATGggttattagtgtttttaatgcttCTAGAAATTTGACACACATGCATTCAGTGTGTGATTGGAGTGTGTCCATGGACATCTGAGCGGAGGACGGAAGAGAAAAGTAGCTTAGATTCCTTGTTCCTGCCATTTTTGCATGCTGCCCCCTCTGCTCTCTTCtgacatacaggtgctggtcatataattagaatatcatcaaaaagttgatttatttcactaattccattcaaaaagtgaaacttgtatattatattcattcattacacacagactgatatatttgaaatgtttatttcttttaattttgatgattagagcttacagctcatgaaagtcaaaaatcagtatctcaaaatattagaatattacttaagaccaatacaaagaaaggatttttagaaatcttggccaactgaaaagtatgaaaatgaaaagtgtgagcatgtacagcactcaatacttagttggggctccttttgcctgaattactgcagcaatgcggcgtggcatggagtcgattagtctgtggcactgctcaggtgttatgagagcccaggttgctctgatagtggtctctcatcttcctcttgacaataccccacagatttgacaataccccacagggttcaggtcaggcgagcttgctggccaatcaagcacagtaacactatggtcattgaaccagcttttggtacctttggcagtgtgggcaggtgccaagtcctgctggaaaatgaaatcagcatctccataaagcttgtcaacagaaggaagcatgaagtgctctaaaatttcctggtagatggctgcgttgactgtggacatcagaaaacacagtggaccaacaccagcagatgacatggcagcccaaatcatcactgactgtggaaacttcacactggacttcaagcaacatggattctgtgcctctccactcttccttcagactctgggaccttgatttccaaatgaaatgtaaaatttactttcatctgaaaagaggactttggaccactgagcaacggtccagttcttttctccacagcccaggtaagatgcttctggcgttgtctctggttcagaagtggcttggtagcccttttcctgaaggcgtctggcgtggtgactcttgatgcactgactccagcttcagttctctccttgtgaacctcttccaagtgtttgaatcggctttgcttgactgtattctcaagcttgcggtcatccctgttgcttgtgcaccttttcctacccaaattcttccttccagtcaactttgcatttaatatgctttgatacagcactctgtaaacagccacacctttcagtaatgaccttctgtgacttaccctctttgtggagggtgtcaatgttcgtcttctggatcattgccaagtcagcagtcttccccattattgtggtttcaaagaacaagagatacccagaatttatactgtagggatggtcatttattcaaactcaaatgtaaatattctaatatttagagatactgatttttgactttcatgagctgtaagctctaatcatcaaaattaaaagaaataaacatttgaaatatatcagtctgtgtgtaatgaatgaatataatatacaagtttcactttttgaatggaattagtgaaataaatcaactttttgatgatattctaattttatgaccagcacctgtattttgGATCATGCAATTCGGATCTGACTTTTTCCAGAAACATCACTCTTTCAGGGTTTCGTTCTGATAAGGGAATCATACATGGTCCACGTTTTACAAAATGATTGACCAGGGTGTAACCTTGCTAACCCTTCTCTCCGTCTCAAAGCCAGGATGTTCATCCATCCGTCTGTCCCTCCATTTGTTCATTCATCTTGCCGTCCGTTCATCTGATTATGCTGTTTTGCTGCTGCTGCCTGTGCAGATGATTAGAACTAAAGATGTTAAGGTGATGGTGTcatgttctttctttctctttctgtctgtttctTTAGGAGCTGGAGTTGTGTCGACGGCTGTATAAGCTGCATTTCCAGCTCCTGCTGCTCTTTCAGGCCTACTGCAAACTCATCAGCAGAGTGGACACCATCAAGAGAGAGGCAGAGGTTTGTTTCTGCTTGTTTGCTGTGTCCTTAATTAGTTGTTGTTTCACACAGGATACATTGTGTTCATCTGCACCATTTTTTaagtgttagttcacccaaaaatgaaaatcgtcatcatttactcaccttcaagttgttccaaacccataaaacttctgttcatcttcaaaacacaagtgaagatatttttaaatgactcCTGAGAAATcagcaaaaacataaaatacatcaaatatggtaaacagaAGCCCAATCATGCTTGCTTGGTGCGTGAAAACAAACATCATTGGTTGTCGTGTCAAGCACATATATTTGAGCATCTGTTTACCATGTTTGATGTGCTCTACAGGGgggatcccctgctgattttgtacatttgcccactgacaaagaaattatcagtctataattttaatggtaggtttatttgaacagtgagagacagaataacaaaaaaaaaaaaatccagaaaaacacatttcagaaaagttataaattgatttacattttaatgagtcaaataagtatttgatcccctatcaatcagcaagatttctggctcccaggtgttttttatacaggtaaggagctgagattaggagcagtctcttaaagggagtgctcctaatctcagcttgttacctgtataaaagacagcCTGTCCActgaagcaatcaatcaatcagattacaaactctccaccatggtcaagaccaaagagctgtccaaggatgtcagggacaagattgtagaccttcgccaagcagcttggtgagaaggtgacaacagttggtgcaattattcataaatggaagaaacacaaaataactgtcatgaAGCCAGCAAGATGCCCTGACAGCACACATATATAGACAGAAGATGGTCAGTTTTCTCTCTGGATTTCATGGTAGTTTGTGCTAATGTGTGCCAGTATGGACACACATAAAGGTCTGACTTCACATAATTATCTTAGTGCAGAGTAACTTCATTATGCTCATTGAGAGAGACTGATATGCTTAACACAGACCAGAGCAAAGCCGTTCAGCTTATCACGCATCGATACTAACTCACTTATACTTTTATAGactgcacacatacacacacacacagacctcAGCGACCTCTGTTATGTAGAAATCATATAACAGCTCTCATATATTTAGCTTGGGACGACCTGGTTTTGAGCTAATACGCATTGCCTTAGGAATATCCATTTCAGTTTTCAATATGTTTATGCTTAATATGATATGACTATGGTGCGCTTTAAAGATTTGTCTACTGATTGATTGTGTACTGACAAGTTGGTCATTTTTCATGAGTGGTTTAATCAGAGTTGTGAAAATATTGACTAAAGGTTGATTTAAAATATCACGGTGCTTGTGTGTTTCTCAGGTGACTAACATGTCAGAGGAGCTGGCCATATTAGAGAGCTGTCTGAAGGAGGCGGAGTCAGTAGGTGATGGACAGGAGGGAGTGGGCGAGTTTGAAGTGGACCAGTCAAGCACAGAGACAGCCATCCACTCGCTCATCGAGAGCCTTAGAGCACGGGACTTCAGCACAGCCATCGCTCAAGTTAAAGCCTTCAGGTAAGATAACTAAGCTTTGAAGTCACAGTAAAACCGTATCCAAATTAAATTGTATATCGGAccaaaaaaatccaaatgtaGGGTGGGACTTGGATCGCTGTCATTTGCCAGTTGCTGCAATCTtaatactattaataaaaaataaatgtcaataaTATTGTACAAATAAAGCATATATAATAAACAccacaaaatgtaataaaaaaataggagttgtctattttgatttcatggtgacTTTAACATTGCGATGAAGCTGCAATATTGTCATATATCCGAGTGTAATGGACTATCATAACAGCAAAAAATGTAGGCTTGGACTTGCTTCAATCCATTGATCTGAATGTGAGCATTCAGGTGATTCTAAGAAAGGGGGTGGTGTTCAAGCGATTAAATGATTGGTGAAGTCCAACATCCATCACCAGACTGTCAAAGTCTGTTGTTTCACTAGTAGGGCTGCCACTAACGACTATTTTTATTTCGACTAATTTATCGattaatctaaacaattaatttcccacaaaaaaatcaacaattttacttaagaatattttattaaactatattttattaaacgaaatgaaatcaaaaataagaataaaccaaattttttaaaacaaaagtaaagtgcaacataGAGTGCAAGAAGCAAGTGTCCATCTCACGgtccaaatcactgaaatcaaGTTGAAGTCAAGACTGACAACATATCCACATGTTCtagtctactaataataaaattataatcaaaaacactttttaaaggagtatttaccagaaatattatttaccagaatttatttaggagcaaaatgaaaatgtgcagtatttctgaaaaagaaaaaaaattccattaaaatggaatccagaaaataatggaaaacagaatttggtaaagataaaactgtaaaactcaattaattagacaggctttttgattaataaaatttaatttaaccattaaaacagagtatagaaaaatggaaatggtaaaaaatgaatttggaaataaaacaaattttataGGGCTGTATAAttataagaattttttttttgtggtaataaaaatagatgtaagtgaacaatagcctttaaaattacttaaaatagcagtaatttgacgagcgcaaatGTTAGTAAATCGCGTTacgtgattcatttgaatactttcatcccataaattttgcgtctgaaagggaaacacctacaaatgcatattaaataagGTCAGtcgcaaaaataactgttcGTACCTTTTCAGCGCTGATTTTTCACGGCGCGTCTTTAGTAAATTCTGACAGTAATATTTTAACGCCAAAGATGGTTTGCGGTGGCGCAAGcttttagtaaatctggccctatataaattctgattggctgatttcAGAATTGACAGACAAATTGCTCGTCACTGGAAACgcatcaagtcaagtcacctttatttatatagcgcttttaacaatacagattgcgttaaagcacttaacagtatcaaattggaggatagagtgtcagtaatgtataatgataagatgaaacactcaattttcagttaaaggcatttcattattgaattcagagatgtcattgtctagctaagtttagtttaaatagtatctgtgcaatcaaatcggcgataatcgctagaaattaagtgtccccaactgagcaagccagaggcgacagcagcaaggaaccaaaactccctctgtgacagaatggagaaaaaaaccttgggagaaaccaggctcagtcagggggccagttctcctctggccagacgaaacccacagttaaaaagtttatatttctattttaattttgttgcaatttctaatagtagtattatgtagttaggtattttattatatttttagttattttgttatattttttagttttattgtattttaatcgaggtttcatctgggtgtcctggtctccgcatCACATCAAGTCTAGTTAGGATCCATAATGGAATTAAGCATCTTGTTGACCTCCTGTAGATCTCTTTTGCCTAAATCTGATATGTTCCTATTCCCTCAGGTGCCTGTGGCCTAATGACATATTTGGCAATGAGAGGGATGATGCCGTGCAGACGCTGCTGCACATTTACTTCAGGCACCAGACTCTGGGTCAGACGGGCTGTTTGGCCGTGGTGGGCCCCAGCAGGGATCTTTCTCAGGCCAGCACGCGCCTCATGGAGCTCAACCTTCAGATCCGCGAAGCTCTCTGCCAGGCTCAGACGCACCCACACACCCACCAGACACGCATCCTGTCCCCAACCCCCACGGCCCACATCCAGACGCAAATCGACACGCAAAACACAGTCCTCAGCACTGGACTGTGAGAGCTTCACGAACTCGACTCTCTTCCTCCGGGGCGGCGGGTTTGGAGATTTTTCACGTAGACTTCACCTCAAAGGGCTAAAGAATGTGTGGATATTAGTTACTCGAAACTATTACGCACGTACCACGTTTTTCCTTCCCCCTTTCTCCAGTAGTTTAACTTCTCCAGATGTCAGAAAAAGTACGAAGAACAGGACTGGTCAAGAACCATTTGGAGGGACACTGGGCGATAATGATGCTAAATTTGAAGCTTTTTGGCGGAATGACCTATGACCTCTAGGCGGTGTCCTTTTAGAGTGATCCGCATCCGTCTGCCCCACTATGCACTGGGGCAGAGATGGGATTTGGAGAATTATTGAGAGTATCGCGGTGGATCAGCGAGACTGTTGCATCGTCGATCGCAAAAAGCATGCTTGAAAGAGAAGCCtgcaacaaatatttttttgagaaatgtattttttaacagtCTTAGGTTGTAAATGTTAGGATATTTAACATGTAATTGTAAGCTGGGGGGCTGTACCCTCTGTATAAAGAGAGGTTTATCTGTTTAACTTTATTGACCTGCATCGGGGAGAACTTTCAGCTTTCACTGGGCCGCTCTTACAAAACCCTTAATCTATAACCAAATAAGTAGCTGCCTGTAGGAAACCATAGACTcttgtgtgtgcgcgtgtgagGACGAGTGCGGCGAGTGTGTGCGTGCAGTGCGTTTGACATGGACTGATATTTGCACACTCGTTCTCTCTCATACATGCACGTTAACAAACCGAGATGCACAGGTGAAGTGCAAACTGGCTGCAACTCATGGAAATATCAATAACTTATTTTACtctgtatatattttagaaaatgtataGTGTAAAAGCAGTATTTTTCCTTGTACATTTGTGTAATGCACTGTTCAATCAGAGAGAGAGCTCAGTAGAGGGTAAcgactaatgcaaaaaaaatagcGAGTTGAATAGCAGTTGATGTGTGGAAGTCACGGGCTGCCCTCTCCTTTATGATAATACGCCACCTTAATCTTCAATATTTCCCAACGAACCAGCTCAGCTTCTCAGCCGAGTTTTGCCATATGCATTCCTTGATACCCACTGTGATCTCCATGTTGGCTCAAAGTCCCCCACTGAGGCCCCGCTGGAGCCCCTGCGGAGGGGAAACTGGGGCTAGTGTTTGTCCATGTTGGCTCTGTCTTAACCCTAGACTCAGGGCTGCACTGAGGGTTTGTGGGCTCTGCGATGTACGGCACTGCGCTTCGCTTGCCAAACTCCAAGAGACAAAGCAGTGTCCTGAAAGCATTAACTGCAAACATGGGGGGGGGGCCTTTAATCTGTCGTGGCACATTTAGAAATAAAACGTTCACTGTATTCATTCCTCTGGGAGATCTCTTCTGTTGCTTGTTTGGTACATTTCGAATGCtgttcttaattatttaatggatATATTATTTACCTggaaaaatatagtttttatctAGAGGTGCAttatcccttttttttttttttccttttctttttcccccTTTCACATTTCTCTCCGGTTTTGTCTGTCATCTGATTTATCTGCTTTTCCCTGTACCGTTAAATAAAAACCTGATTATAAGCAACGCTGGATTTTTGTCTCTTCATTTCCTGATCTCAGTGTTTTATTGTAGAAATCCAGTTattaaccctggaccacaaaaccagtattaagttgctggggtatatttgtagcaatagccaaaaatacattgtatgggtcaaaattatcgattttaattttatgccaaaaatcattaggatattaagtaaagatcatattccatgaagatattttgtaaatttcttaatatcaaaacttcatttttgattagtaatatgcattgctaagaacttcataggcgattttctcaatgtttagattttttgcaccctcagattccagattttcaagtagttgtatctcggctaaatattgtccgatcctaacaaaccatacatcaatggaaagcttatttattcagctttcagatgatgtatcaATCTCAATATTtatacttaagactggttttgtcgtccagggtcacatatgttgaTTCAACTGATAACTTTTGGTTTATAAGCATATGCTACAGTTATGCCATCTGTCGATTAAATGCTAGAGCTCTTTAAATTTGTATGGATTTAGATTggctttcattatttttattatacatcAGCTGGGGAAAAATTTCTGAAAGTAATTCTAACAATTTATTGTAACAGCTGTAGTTTGGACTGGTGCAGACATAAGTGTAAAACTGGCACAAGTCATTTCATCCATGCAAGTAACAACCCCTTTTAGTGCATAATGCAAAACCAGTCAGTTGTGTATTTAAGATACTGTGATGCTTGTAACTATTGTAAATAGACCTTAAAATAAGGCATCATAACCACTGTACATAACATTTTTGTACCAAACTGTCAATGACAATGTCAGAAAGAAAAGACTAAATGCTCAACTGATTATAGAATTACATGCATGATCTTTATAAGCTACTCGCATTTTCCAAGTATGTACCCTTAAatctaccaaaaaaaaaataaaagttcattcCAAAAACCttgtggtctcaaactcaattcccggagggccacagctctgtaGCGTTttagctccaaatcacacctgcttggaagtttctagttatcctgaagaccttgattagctggatcaggtgtgtttgattagggttggaactaaactgactaaacagaccaaaaaaaaaaaaaaaagtcattttgctAATCTGAAGGTGACAAAGTACAGTGCAAAAATTGTTGTAAGTCAAGGACCCATATAGGGCAAGACACCCCCTAAATCACACTTAACTCATCTTCTCAATGGTCAAGCACAGTATATTTGCCGAAATGTTTTGCTCTTAATCTGGACAAACATTTGACATGTATTCCCTCAAAGCagttttgaggaaaaaaaaaaaacacccctTCTAGAATTGCACAAAGTCAGCCATTCACTTCACCTTGCTGCAGAGTTGTTAAGAGAAAACACTCCAGATGTGCTAGtaattgccatttttatttttcagaattggCACCTACAGTTACTGCAAGTACAaattaaagcaaaacaaaaacaaatgagacTGTAGTGACTGATGGATCCCCACCACAGTCTTTGAGCAGTGAGGGTACAGAGACTGGGGTGGACAATCCAGCTGGGCAACAACCAAGCCTGACTGCAACGGACCGAGGTGCTAGATGATGTATTTGAAGCTGAACGTGCTGTCACAGGAGAGACGCTTGCCTTTGCAACGGCCGCACAGATCCTGTCGGTGAGGTCGTTTGGGGTCCACATGACGTGATGTTACAGAACATGTACAGCGAGTCTTCTTACAAGTCTGAAAATGaagttttatatttagtaaaaagacagtaaataAATGGATCTGTAAGTGATATTAAAAGACCCGGCTGCCAATTGTGATCCACTGACACTCCTagtttagtttacattttgagACCAGTGTTCTTCAATAGAGAGGACAGTTGGCAAATTGTGGcaaaaagttaaaaattaaacagtttaaatgtcttgcaaagatttattttttttccccctttgaaAGTAATCTTTCAAGTTTGCAGAGGTCCCACAGATGGCCTCAGGACCTCTGTTTGTGAACTTCTAAAGGTTTACCTGACAGGTTATGTCCTCAACCCGGTATGggttgaatgatttctgacatGTTCTGCAAAACTGCTTGAAATACACCTTTAAAAGAGACAGTTAAGTTTGAATCAGTAATAGTTAGGTGTGCTTCCACTGGGGGTGGGGGGTCCATTTTAACATGTACTACGTGGTTTAAGCTTCATAACCCAGATTACCTTGTTTGTGCCTTGGACACACCACACATAAGCACTTTCCCAGCGTAGGTTACAGTCTTTGCAGTGATAGTAGCCATACTTCTGCTCCAAAAACTGCATTAAAACAAGTTAcactaaacttttgaacagttcaaAATGGATTctaaaatttagaaattatttctCTCACCTGGAACCTCACGCGAGCCTTGGATTTGGTTTCTTGTCCGGTTTTCTCCGGCTCGTTTCTGTTCTCCTCATTTGTTTCCgtctgtttgttttcatttttctcgGGACTAAGCGGTTCCTTCACGCTCTCCTCGCCCTCTTTGCGCTCGTCTTTCTCAGCACTCGCCACCTTCTCTGCGCCGTCCACCGTCTCAGGCTCAGTGTCCttttcttcctcctcctcctcctccctgaAGAGGGACACTAGTCTCCTGGACTCGACCGGAGAGTAAACGGCTTGAGTGCGCGGGAAGCGGACGCCGCCGCTGATGGGGCTCCCCGGGGTCTGGACCTCCTGTCTCCGCCGGCGAAGGTCATCACGCTTCCGGGCCAGAAGCGTCCGCGGGCCCAGGGAGCACTGGATGGACGCGTCGGTCTTCGGGTTGACCTGGATCCCCACGTCTTTGGTGTTGGCTTTCCTCAGACGCGGGGTGAGGTTGGGGTTGATCTGAGACAAGATGGACTTAAGCTGCGCCCTGTGGTAATTATCGTAGTAGGTCTCACCTTCACCGTAGTTGGCGAAGTAAGCTTTCTGCCTCCAGCCCTTGAACTTGGGGTATTTGTAGGAATAAGGGTTGTAAGAAGAGTAAAGATAGTTATCGACTGTCTCGTTACCATATGTAGCCATTTTTCGCTTAGCCGGTTGGGAAAATGCACTGTAGGAGTTTAAGTAGACGCACGGGACACAAATTGAGGTCAGGTGCCTAATTAACGCCAATTAACAGGATTCCCACGGTCAGTAAAAACCCAAAAGTGTTAGGGAATTTTCAAAAGGTGGTTTCCAGGCTTGGAAAAGTCATAGCAATGTAAAGTTTGTTGGAAAATGTGGTTTAAACATAGCTGGTTTGTATGGTTGACCTGCCACCATCCAAAAACCAGTTTAACCAGCTGGTTTGTTATTGATCAtgaacctttttttattattattgcgcattaaatattatattactattactactaaataattaattttacattaggctatttttttgtgagtgaaatatctataaaataatttttataccAGTCTGGCAGAGATATTGTagaaacaaaaattataatattacatgCTTGTCATAAACTTTTATTCATCTTGCAGATGTTTTCACATATTCTGATAAACATGTATacaatgttttcatttcaattacaGAGATGGATTGCATATTTGAATATTATCAGATGGAAACTAGCGCATCATCAATTCTTGTCCACAATAACCTCATTTTACATAAAGCCTGTTTTTATTACCATAGGCTTTTATCCTGTTTTTCACATTCACGTTTGTTATGATCTGACACTGACACGTTGTTATAGCCTTTGGTATTGTGGTAATCCTGTAAAATTCCACTATTTTTGAAGCAATAAACTCAGAAAACATATTTTCTCCCAGCTTTAGAATCAGAAGCAGACTGACGGTGGGTGACATGCATTATAAAGGCAACATAGATGGGATGTGAATCAGTCTTCTCATCCTCTTGGTCCACATAATCAAATAAGCCAATGCAATCATTTACTGAGGTAATAGCACTGATTCATTTACAAACAGCCGCATAAATCTATATAAATGGTGTATAATTTGCATACTTCTGAAAGACTCTGAAAGTGGCTTTCTctattacattatataaatgaattaatgaatgaacaaaAGAATTAATGAACGTATGATCAAATTAACTCagtaatgacaaaaaaatataaaatatatcttttATATACAGCCATAAATAatctctctttatctctctctctctctctctctctatatatatatatatatatatatatatatatttatgttatatattttatactaatgttttaaatatattttatactaattttagaaaaaaatccaTTGAACAGTAATATTTGGCTAGTGTGTTTAGTGTGTCATGATATTAGTTTCC carries:
- the zar1 gene encoding zygote arrest protein 1; the encoded protein is MATYGNETVDNYLYSSYNPYSYKYPKFKGWRQKAYFANYGEGETYYDNYHRAQLKSILSQINPNLTPRLRKANTKDVGIQVNPKTDASIQCSLGPRTLLARKRDDLRRRRQEVQTPGSPISGGVRFPRTQAVYSPVESRRLVSLFREEEEEEEKDTEPETVDGAEKVASAEKDERKEGEESVKEPLSPEKNENKQTETNEENRNEPEKTGQETKSKARVRFQFLEQKYGYYHCKDCNLRWESAYVWCVQGTNKVYFKQFCRTCQKSFNPYRVEDITCQTCKKTRCTCSVTSRHVDPKRPHRQDLCGRCKGKRLSCDSTFSFKYII